The Streptomyces sp. NBC_00510 genomic interval GCGAAGGGAGTCCCACCTCGTAGGTCGTGGAACTGTAGCCGACGAGCCCGCGCGGTGAGCGCGGGCTCACTTGTGCGCGCCGCATCGGGTCGCGCGGGGTCCCGCCGGTCACTTGGCCGCCCCACCCGTTCGCTGGGATGATCGCCTGACGGGGACGAGGCCGACGGGGTGGACGGGGTGGGGGACATGGACGACCGGATGCTGGTGGGCGCGGTCAACGCACTGACCGCGCGATGGGCCCGCGAGACCCTGGGCGCCGGCCCGGCCGGGGCGACGGTCCTCTCCGCCGCGGGAGTCTGGCCGCTGCTGGCCCTGCTCGCCGCGGGTGCCGCGGGCCCCGCCCGCACCGAACTGGAACAGGTCCTCGGCGCGGACGCCACGACGGCGGCCGGTGCCTCGGGACGGCTGCTCGCGCGGCTGGACGCGATGGACGGCGTCGACACCGCCGTCGGCCTGTGGACCCGCGCCTCCCTGCCGCTCGCGCCCGGCTGGCTCTCGCTGCTCCCGGCCGGCGCCCACGGGCACTTCAGCGGCGACACCGAGACCGACCGCAAGACCCTGGACACCTGGGCGGCGGACCGCACCCACGGCATGGTCCCCAGGATGCCGGTCGCCGTCGACCGGAACACCCTCCTGCTGCTCGCGAACGCCCTGGCCCTGCGCACCGACTGGGCCGAGCCCTTCCAGGACCACCACACGGGGACGCTCTTCCGCAGCTCGCCGCACCTGGACATGGCCGGGGTCGCGACCACCCCCTTCGGCCCGCTGACCATGGCCAAGGTGAACGGCACCAACGGGATCGAGGTCCACCTCCTGCTCGGCCCCGACCACGTCGCCCCCGGCGAGGTGATCGCCGCCGGCGTGGCCGCCCTCGGCGGGACGTACCCGGTGCTGCCCGGCAACCTGCTTCCGTACGGGCGTCCCGGACCGGGGGTCGTGGTCGAGGACGTCACGAGCTTCGACCCGGCACCCGCGCTCGACCTGACCACGGTGCCGTTCACCGTCGGCGCCGAGCACGACCTCCTCGACCGCGCCGCGCTGTTCGGGCTCGCCACGGCCCGGGACAGCGGCGCCGGGCACTTCCCCGGCATCAGCACGCAGCCCCTGGCCGTCGGCGCGGCGAAGCAGGCGGCCACGGCGACCTTCAGCGCGAAGGGCTTCCGCGCCGCAGCCGTCACGGCCGTCTCCCTGATCGCCGGCAACGCTCCCGGGCAGGCCCAGCAGGCCAGGCGCGTACGCGTCGGGTTCCTGCGCCCGTTCGGCTTCCTCGCCGTCCACCGGCTCTTCCCGGCGGTCCTCGTGGCGGGGTGGGTGACGCCCTGACCTCAGCGGGCGGCCGTCACAGGGCGCTCCCCGCCCGCCAGTCCGCCCAGCTCGCGTTCCAGGCGCCGTAGCCGTTGTTGACCTGGACGGTGTCGGTGGAGTGGACGACGGTCACCGGGTCGCCCGGTGACACGTGCTCGTAGAACCACTTGGCGTCGGCCGTGCTCAGCCCTATGCAGCCGTGACTGCCGTTGACGCGGCCGAACTTGCCCTCGTTCCAGGGCGCGGCGTGAGCGAAGGTGCCCGACGTGGTGAGCCGGACGTCCCACTTCACGTCCTTCAGGTTGTACGCCTCGGGACCGAAGATGCGCACGGTGCGGGAGTTCATGGTGATGCTGGGCGTCTTCTCCAGGACGACCATGGTGCCGTTCCACGTCTCGAAACCGGACTTGCCGGTGGAGACGGGGAGGGTGCGCAGGACAGCGCCGTCGCGTCGCAGGGTGAGGGTCTTGCGGGCGGTGTCGACCGTGGTCACGACCGAGTGCCCTATCCGGAAGCGGACGACCCGGTTCTGCGTGCCGTAGAGACCGCCGCCCGCGTCGACGCCGTCGAGGTCCATGCGGAGCGTGACCTCGGTGCCGGGCTTCCAGTAGGTGCGCGGGCGGTAGTCGACGCGGTCGCGGCCGCTCCAGTCCTTCATCCAGCTCCAGGCCCCGTCCACGGCCGGGCTCGCGGTGACGCCGAGCTTGCGCTCGACGGCCGCGCGGTCGCGTATCGGCTTGTTGAAGACGATCGACACGGGCATGGCGACGCCGACCGTGGTGCCCTTGTCCGGGTGGTACTCCCCCACGAAGGTGCGCTGGGGCTCGGCGGTGGTGAAGATGGTGTGCTCCGTCAGCCGCTTGCCGTCGGAGGCGGTGGCACGGACGAGGACGTCGTACGTCACGCCGGGGGCCAGCCGGCCTGCCGAGGTCCAGCTCTCCTTGGAGGACGCGAGCGTGCCGCGCAACGGCCCGGGGCCGGCGGCGGTGACGCGTACGGAGTCGATCCGCGCGGCGGTGGTCCGCACGGTGACCTTGCGGTCGACGGGCACGGCACGCCCGCCGGAGGCGGGGGCGACGGCGATCGCCGGCCGTGGCTCCGCGGCGTGTGGCCCGCCGCCGGAGCCGCTGCACGCCGACAGCGACGCGGCGACGGCCAGGGCGAGCGTCGCAGCACGTGCGCGCAGGGTCGTCCTCCGGTTCCGGGTGCGGTCGTTGGTCATGTGACGGCTCTCCTCCCCTGTCGAGTCGTACCTCTGCTCCTGCCCGGACTCGGGGCGGTCCACCGCATTCCGGCGACCGGAACTCCGCGGCCAGGACGACTCCGTGGCGTCACCGTTCCGTACCAGGCGTGTACGCACGGAACCCGGGCGCGGCACGGCCTCGTGTTCCGCGGCGAACGCCGGTCGTGGGCCGGGGTGGACAACGGGACAGGCGAACAGCGGAACAGGGAACAGCGGAACAGCGGAACGACCAGGGGGACGGCATGGAGCGCAGGAACACGAGGCGGGCCACGATCGCGGTGGCTCTGGCGGCGACGGCGGCGGTGCTGCTGACGGGGTGCCGGGGAGATGACGACGTCGCGGGCGGCGCGCCCTCGCCGACCGCTCCGTCGACCGCTCCGTCGACCGCTCCGTCGACCGGCGCGCCGTCAGGGACCCCGGGTGACACCCTCCCGGTCTCCAGCACGTCCCCGGAGCCCGGGGGCACCGGATCCTCCGCCGCCTCGTCAGGTTCCACGGGAGGCTCCGCGGACCGCTGCGGCGCGGAGGACCTGGAGGCGACCTCGGCGCACCAGGCCGCCGTACGTCCCCAGGGCACGGGCACCGGGGCGGCGGTGGTCGGATTCACCAACACCTCGGGCGCGCCCTGCGTCGTCGAGGGCTTCCCGACGGTGGCCGGGGCGGCCAACGGCTCCCCGGAGATGAACGTGCCGCTGACGGTCCAGCACACCGGTGCGGCCGCGCCGGTCAGGCTGGCGCCGGGCGGCCGCGCATGGGTGAAGCTGACGTTCCACCAGGTCCAGGGCGAGGGCGACGGCTACTGCATCTCCAAGGAGGCGCCGGTGCAGTACCCGACGATGGTCCTGGGCCTGCCCGGCGGGGCGGGCAGGCACCAGGTCGCCCTGGACGACGGGGTGTTCGCCGAGTGCGACGGTGTCGTCGCCGTCACCGCGCTGTCGGCGGACCAGCCGTCCTGAGGAGGCAGGCCCCCAGGTCAGCTCGCGGGTGCGGGCGCCTCCACCGTGAGGGTGCCCGCGTCCGCGTCCAGGACGGCGGGGACGCCGAGCGGCACGGTCAGGCTGGTCTCGCAGTGGCCGAAGCCCAGTTCCTCGACGACCGGGATGCCGAGTCCGCCCAGCCGGTCCAGCAGCACCGCCCGCACCTCCTCGTAGGGGCCGCAGTCCCGCCAGGAGCCGAGGGCGATGCCCGCCACGCCGTCCAGCCAGCCGGCACGCAGCAGCTGGGTCAGCATCCGGTCGATCCGGTAGGGCTCCTCTCCGATGTCCTCCAGCAGGAGGATGCCGCCGGGCACCCCGGGCCGTCCGTCCGGCGTGCCGAGGCCGGAGGCGAGCAGTGCCAGGCAGCCGCCGACGGTGACACCGCGTGCCGTGCCGGGGACGAGCGGGCGGGCGGTCGGCGCGCCGAGCACCCGCGTCCGCTCGGGCGCGAAGAGGGTGTCCCTCAGCTGTGCACGCGTGGGCTCGTCCTTGAGGAAGCCCTCCGCCGCGGTCATCGTGCCGTGCAGGGTGGCCAGGCCCAGCCGGACCGCGAAGGCCTCGTGCAGCGCGGTGATGTCGCTGAAGCCGAGGAGGGTCTTGGGCCCGGCCGCCCGCAGCGCCTCCCAGTCCAGGAGGTCGGTCATGCGCTGGGCGCCGTAGCCGCCGCGCGCGCAGAGCACGGCGGCCACCGACGGGTCGCACCACGCCTCCTGGAAGTCGCGGGCACGCGCCGCGTCCTGTCCGGCCAGGTAGTCGAACGTGGGGTGCCGGTCCAGGACGTGCGGCGCCACCACCGGGTCGAGGTCCCAGCCGCGGAGGATGTCGAGCCCCGCGTCGAGCCGCTCCCGGGGGACGGGTCCGCTGGGGGCGACGACGGCGACCCGGTCCCCGGGGACGAGGCGGCGGGGGCGGGTGAGCGGGACGAGCGGTGTCACTTGGTGAGCTCCAGAGGGGGAACGGAGGGCGGGGTGAAGCCGAAGACCTGACCGTAGAGGGCGAGTTCGGACTCGAGACAGGTGATCATCGTGTCCTCACGGCGGAAGCCGTGCCCCTCGCCCTCGAAGGTGAGGTAGGCGTGGGGGACACCGCGTCCCGTGATCCGCTCCAGGAACCGCTCGCACTGCACGGGCCGGCAGATCACGTCCTCCAGCCCCTGCAGCAGCAGGAAGGGCACGGTGAGCCGGTCGGCCCGGGTGACCGGCGAACGGTCGCGGTAGCGCTCGGGGACGTCGGCGTGGGGCCCGACGAGCGAGTCGAGGTAGCGGGACTCGAAGTCATGGGTCTCACCGCCCTCGGCCCAGCCGGTGAGGTCGAGGAGCGGGTACTTGATCACGCCGCAGGCGTAGACGTCGGTGCCGGTGAGGGAGGCCGCGCTCGTCCAGCCGCCGGCGCTGCCGCCGCGGATCGCGAACCGCTGCCCGTCCGCGGTGCCCTCCTCCGCCAGCGCCCTCGCGACGGCGGCGCAGTCCTCGACGTCGACGACGCCCCACTGCTCGCGCAGCCGCTCGCGGTAGGCGCGCCCGTAGCCGGTGGAGCCGCCGTGGTTGACCTCGACGACACCGATCCCCCGTGAGGTGAAGTAGGCGATCTCCAGGTCGAGCACGAGCGGGGCCCGGCTGGTGGGGCCGCCGTGCACCCAGACGACGTAGGGCGGCAGCTCTCCCTCGGGCGCGGCGAAGTAGGGGTTCGCCGGCGGGTAGAGCTGGGCGTGGATCTCCCGTCCGCCGGGCCCGGTGAAGGTGCGTTCCACGGGCTCGGGCAGGAACTCCGGTGGCACGGTGTCGTGGTGGGCGGCACCGATGACGCGGGTACGGCCGGTGCAGGTGTCGAGTTCGAGGACCTCGAATGAGCTGCGGGCCGAGGCGGCCACGGCGACCACCCGGGTGCCCTCGACGGACAGCGCGGCCGTCCACTCGGTCCACGGTCCCGGCGCGTCGACCAGCTCGCCGGTCGCCGGGTCGAATATCCCCAGGCGCTGCGCCCCCTTGCCGTGCAGCACCGCCAGTGTCCCGGCGGCAAGCGGGGCGAACCAGCGGGCGCCCATCTGCCAGCCGGGGCCGGCGAACTCCTCCTGCGCCGGCCGCAGGTTGACCGCGTCACCGGTGGCCGGGTCGACACGGTGCAGGTTCCACCAGCCGTCGCGGTCGGTGGCGGCGATCAGGGTGCCGTCCGGTGTCCACTCCACCTGGGCCACCGACTCGGCGGGGCCGCCGAGGATCGTCCGGGCGGCGCCGAAGGTGCCGTCCGCGCCGACGGCGGCGTGCTTGAGCTCCGTGCCGTCCCACGGCATCCGGGGGTGGTCCCAGGCGATCCACACGGCCTGCCGGCCGTCCGGGGAGAGCCGGGGTGAGGTCACGAAGTGGTGGGCGTCGTCGGAGAGTTCACGCACGGCGGAGCGGTCCTCGGCGGCCGAGCCGTCGAGCGGAACGGCGGCGAGTACCCGTCGTACGTCGCTCGGGCCCTCCCCGGTGAACTCCTCCAGTACGCACCACACTTCACCGCGGTCCGGATGGATCTGCGGATCGGCCCAGCGCAGCCCGTCACCGATGGGGGAGAGCGGGGTCAGCGGCCGCGGCACGGCGCCCGGCGCGTCGGGCTCGTACGCGTAGAGCCGCTGGTCCGGGAAATGCGAGAAGACGATCATCGGTCCTCCCCCGGGCCGTGCCGTACCCGTCCAGGCCCGGCCGCCGTACTCGATGACGCGGGTGCGGACGTTCCACGGCGCGGGCAGCGGGCCGTCGACCGTGCCGTCCGCGCGGCGGCGGACGAGGGCGCGGCGACCGCCCTCCGCCGGCCGTGGTTCGGTCCACCACACCTCGTCACCGACGAACCCGGGGAACTCGGGGCGCCCGTCGTGGGAGGCGGCGGTGCGGGCGTCGACCGGCGACTCCCAGGCACCGTAGGGGGCGATGATCGGGGCACGCGTCATCGGGCAACTCCGTCGGTCGTGTCCTGCCGGCCCAGCATGAACCGGTCGAGTACGCGGACGCCGAAGTGCAGTCCCTCCACCGGGACCCGCTCGTCGACGCCGTGGTACATCCCCGCGTAGTCGTAGCCCTCGGGGAGCTTCAGCGGAGAGAAGCCGTATCCCGTGATGCCCAGCCGTGAGAACTGCTTGGCGTCGGTGCCGCCGCCCATCACGTAGGGCACGACGTGGGCATCCGGGTCGAAGTGGATCAGGGCCTCCCGCATCGCGGCGTAGACCGGCGCGTCCAGGGGGGCCTCCAGCGGGATCTCGCGGTGGTGGAACTCCCACTCGACGTCCGGGCCGGTGAGCTCGTCCATGGTGGTCGTGAACTCCTCGTCACCGCCGGGCAGGACCCGGCCGTCGACGTAGGCGACCGCACTGCCCGGGATGACGTTGACCTTGTAGCCGGCTTCGAGCACGGTCGGGTTGGCGCTGTTGCGGATCACCGGTTCCACCAGGGCGGCGGCGGTGCCCAGTTTGGTGAGCAGGGTGTCCACGTCGTCGAAGTCGGGCTCGACCTCGTGCAGCGCGGCCAGTTCGGTCAGCGCCGCCCGCACCGTGGGGACGATCCGCACCGGCCAGCGGTGCTCGCCGATGCGGGAGACGGCCGCGGCGAGCCGGGTCACCGCGTTGGTCCGGTTGACCTTGGAGCCGTGCCCCGCCCTGCCGTGCGCCGTGAGCTTCAGCCATGCGGTGCCGCGTTCCCCGGCCGCCACGGGGTACAGCCGCAGCCCGGGGCCAGCGTGGAAGCTGAAGCCGCCGGACTCGCTGATGCCCTCGGTGCAGTCGCGGAACAGTTCGGCGTGCCGCTCGACGAGGTAGGTCGCCCCGTAGGTGGCGCTGTCCTCCTCGTCGGCCGTCAGCGCGAGCACGATGTCCCGCTCGGGGCGCAGGCCCCTGCGGGCCCAGGAGCGGACGGTGGCGAGCACCATCGCCACCGTGCCCTTCATGTCGACCGCGCCGCGGCCCCAGACCACTCCGTCCCGTACCTCGCCGGAGAAGGGGTGCACGCTCCAGTCCTCCGCCTGGGCGGGCACGACGTCCAGGTGGCCGTGGACCAGCAGCGCGCCCTGTCCGTTCCCGGCGCGTGGGGCACCCTCGATCCGCGCCACGACGTTGGCCCGGCCCGGTGCTGACTCCAGGATGCGGGCCTCGATCCCGGCCTCGTCGAGCAGCATCGCCGCGTACTCCGCCGCGGGACGCTCGTTGCCGTCCCCTCCGCCGCGGTTGGTGGTGTCGATCCGGATCAGTTCCGAGGTGAAGCGGACCGCCTCGTCCAGTGCCCGGGTGTCAGCCATACTGCTCCTCCACAGCTGCCGAGACGAGGGTGGTCACGGCCTTGTAGCAGCGGATCCCCTCGTACATGGTCGGTGAGGTGTACGTGACGCGGCGCTCGCCCGTGCGCTCCACACCAGGCACGACCGCGGCGGCCCCCGCCAGGTGGGCCGCGTCGAACTCGACCTCGATCGTGAACGGCCCGCCCCGCGCCGGCTCGTGGCGCACGGCGAGCGAGGTCGCGTCCTTCGCGGCGGAGCGGATGTCCGCCGCCGTGCGGGCCGGCGGCCGGCACACGGCCGCGTACCGCGACACGTAGTCCTTGACGGCGACCGTGCGCGCCGCAGGCGCGTAGTCGCGGGCGTCGAGGCCGGTCCGGTCGTCCCCCGTGACCAGCACGACGGGCACCCCGTACTCGGCGGCCACCAGCGCGTTCAGCCGGCCCTCGCTCGCCGGCGGACTGCCGTTGACCCACACGCCGGTGATCGAGTTGGGGAGGTAGGTGTGGGCGAGCACCCCTTCCGTCCCCGCGCCCGTGTGGAAGCCGACGAAGGCGATGCCGTCCACGTCGCCGTGCTGCACGCCCTCGACCATGGACAGGTCCTTGTGCCGCCCGGTGACCATCCGGGCCCGCTCGTCCAGCTGCTCCAGCAGCAGGTTCCGCATGGACCAGTGGGCCTCGTTGACCAGGACCTCGTCGGCACCGCCGTCGAAGAAGCCGGCGATCGCGGCGTTCACGTCCGAGGTGAACAGATGCCGGAACCGCTGCCAGCCCTCCGTGCCGGGCAGGACGTCACCGGGCCAGGTCACCCCGGTGGCGCCCTCCATGTCCGCGCTGATCAGGATCTTCATGGCATGGAACGTTACGCAAAGTCACCGCCGCACACCAGGCCCCCGCCCCGCCTGTGGAAAACTTCAGTGGCCCAGACCGGTGGCGGTCAGCCGGCACCCCCTGCCACCAGCCAGTTCGTCGGTACCTCGAGCCGCGTGCCGTCCGCCCGCCGCTCCGTCGTCACGAGCGCGACCTCACCGCGTGCGAGCACCTCCATCCCCGCCGCGCGGAAGAGCTCCGGGACGGTCTCGTCGGGCATCGCGGCCGGCGCGATGCCGTGCGAGAAGACCGCCGCGAGCTTGGCGGGCGGCCCGCCCGGCCCCTGCGCGAACCCCGCCAGCACGTCCCGCGCGGACGCCGCGAGTTCGTCCGCGAACGCCCGGCCGCGCCGGCCGGTCAGCACGGCGATGCCCTCGACCAGCGGTGCGCGTTCCTCGGGCAGGCACTGGTGGAGCACTCCGCGCATATACACGTTCGCCTCGCCCAGCTCCTCGCTCAGCCGCCGGACCGCCTCGGGGTCGGCCGCGTTGAGCTGCCGGTACTCGGCGATGCCGCCCGGGTCCTGGTGCCGCGCGTGGCCGATCGCGGCCGCCGCGAGGTCCACCCCGACGGCCCGGCCGTAGTGCTTGGCCAGGAAGCGGGTCTGGGTGCCGTTGCCGCAGCCGAGGTCGACGACCGGCAGCGACGGGTCGAAGTGCGCCTCGAAGAACGGGAGGTGGGCTGCCGCGGTGACCTCCGCCTCCGCGTCCCAGAACACCGCGCCCGGCTCTGCGGGGGCGTCGCGCCAGAAGCCCTCCCACGCCTGCAGGTTCGTGCCGGTGACGTCCATGCGATCTCCCCAGGTCCACGTGTCCGTCGCCGCGGACCGTGTCCGGCCGCGCGGCAGAAGCCCCGTCAGCGTCCGTGCTACCGGTGGGCGTCGGCGAGGGCAAGCGTCCGGGGGAAGTCGTGACCTCGTGTTCGCTACGTTCGAGGCCCGGCCGGGGCCCCGCCGCCGCGTCCGCCGGTCCGCCGCCACGGCAGCGCCTGTTCGAACCAGACCGTCTTGCCCTGCGCCGTACGGCTCGCGCCCCACTCCCGCGCCAGCCGGCTCACGATCCGCAGTCCCCGCCCCGACTCGTCCTCGGGCCCGGCGCCGAGCAGGACGGGTACGGCGTGGTCGTCGTCCGAGACCTCGCACAGCAGCGCGTCGGTACGCACCAGGCGCAGCTCGACGTGCCGGGAGTGCGCGTGCCGGACGGCGTTGGTGACCACCTCGCCGACCATCAGCTCGGCCGCCTCCGCCGCCTCCTCCAGCCCCCAGCCCTCCAGGGCGCCCCGGGTCAGGATCCGGGCCCTGCCCACTTCGCGGGGGTCGAGGGCGAGCTGCCAGGAGACGACGTCCTCACGGGCGATGCCGTTGAGCCGCGCCATCAGCAGGGCGACGTCGTCCTTGCGGCCGCCCGGCGGGTTGAGGGCGCGGATGATCGTGTCGCAGGCGTCGTCCATCGAGGCCGCGGGATGCGCGGCGCTCTCGCACAGCGCGGCGAGACCGGCCCCGATGTCCTGGCCGCGCACCTCGACCAGCCCGTCCGTGCACAGCACGAGCCGGTCGCCGGGACCGACGGCGACCTTGACCGTCTCGAAGGGCACCCCTCCGATGCCGATCGGGGCACCCGTCGGGACGTCGAGCAGCACGCTGCGGCCGTCCTCCGCGCGCACCAGCACGGGCGGGATGTGGCCCGCGTTGGCGATGAGCAGCTCGGACCGGATCGGGTCGTACACGGCGTACAGGCAGGTCGCGAGGTAGTGCTCGCCGAGGCGCTGCGCCAGGTCGTCGAGGTTGCGCAGCAGTTGCGCCGGCGGCATGTCCAGCGCGGCCATGGTCTGCACGGCGGTGCGTAACTGGCCCATCATGGCGGCGGCGTTGAGCCCGTGCCCCATGACGTCGCCCACGACGAGGGCGAGCCGGGAACCGGGCAGCTTGATGGTGTCGAACCAGTCGCCGCCGACCCGGCCCAGCCGGGTGCCGGGCAGGTAGCGGGTCGCCACGTCGCACCCCGGCATGCGCGGGGTGATCTGCGGCAGCATGCTCTCCTGCAGCGTGTCGGCGACGGTCTCCTGGTACGTGTACATGCGGGCGTTGTCCAGGACGAGCCCGGCGCGGGCGGCCAGTTCGGCGCCCGTCACGCGGTCCATGTCGTTGAACGGCGGGCGCTCGCCGTGCCGTAGCAGGATCATGAAGCCGAGGACGACGTTGCGCGCCTTCAGCGGCACGACCAGCATCGACCGCCCGGTGATCAGCGGTCGGATGTCGCGCTTCTCGAACTGCGAGGCGATCGCCTCGCCCATGGGTTCGGTGATCCTGGGCACCAGCACCGGCTGACCGCTCGTCATGCACCGGAAGAACGGCGTGTGCTCGG includes:
- a CDS encoding serpin family protein, producing the protein MDDRMLVGAVNALTARWARETLGAGPAGATVLSAAGVWPLLALLAAGAAGPARTELEQVLGADATTAAGASGRLLARLDAMDGVDTAVGLWTRASLPLAPGWLSLLPAGAHGHFSGDTETDRKTLDTWAADRTHGMVPRMPVAVDRNTLLLLANALALRTDWAEPFQDHHTGTLFRSSPHLDMAGVATTPFGPLTMAKVNGTNGIEVHLLLGPDHVAPGEVIAAGVAALGGTYPVLPGNLLPYGRPGPGVVVEDVTSFDPAPALDLTTVPFTVGAEHDLLDRAALFGLATARDSGAGHFPGISTQPLAVGAAKQAATATFSAKGFRAAAVTAVSLIAGNAPGQAQQARRVRVGFLRPFGFLAVHRLFPAVLVAGWVTP
- a CDS encoding Ig-like domain-containing protein, encoding MTNDRTRNRRTTLRARAATLALAVAASLSACSGSGGGPHAAEPRPAIAVAPASGGRAVPVDRKVTVRTTAARIDSVRVTAAGPGPLRGTLASSKESWTSAGRLAPGVTYDVLVRATASDGKRLTEHTIFTTAEPQRTFVGEYHPDKGTTVGVAMPVSIVFNKPIRDRAAVERKLGVTASPAVDGAWSWMKDWSGRDRVDYRPRTYWKPGTEVTLRMDLDGVDAGGGLYGTQNRVVRFRIGHSVVTTVDTARKTLTLRRDGAVLRTLPVSTGKSGFETWNGTMVVLEKTPSITMNSRTVRIFGPEAYNLKDVKWDVRLTTSGTFAHAAPWNEGKFGRVNGSHGCIGLSTADAKWFYEHVSPGDPVTVVHSTDTVQVNNGYGAWNASWADWRAGSAL
- a CDS encoding DUF4232 domain-containing protein, whose protein sequence is MERRNTRRATIAVALAATAAVLLTGCRGDDDVAGGAPSPTAPSTAPSTAPSTGAPSGTPGDTLPVSSTSPEPGGTGSSAASSGSTGGSADRCGAEDLEATSAHQAAVRPQGTGTGAAVVGFTNTSGAPCVVEGFPTVAGAANGSPEMNVPLTVQHTGAAAPVRLAPGGRAWVKLTFHQVQGEGDGYCISKEAPVQYPTMVLGLPGGAGRHQVALDDGVFAECDGVVAVTALSADQPS
- a CDS encoding LD-carboxypeptidase, which gives rise to MTPLVPLTRPRRLVPGDRVAVVAPSGPVPRERLDAGLDILRGWDLDPVVAPHVLDRHPTFDYLAGQDAARARDFQEAWCDPSVAAVLCARGGYGAQRMTDLLDWEALRAAGPKTLLGFSDITALHEAFAVRLGLATLHGTMTAAEGFLKDEPTRAQLRDTLFAPERTRVLGAPTARPLVPGTARGVTVGGCLALLASGLGTPDGRPGVPGGILLLEDIGEEPYRIDRMLTQLLRAGWLDGVAGIALGSWRDCGPYEEVRAVLLDRLGGLGIPVVEELGFGHCETSLTVPLGVPAVLDADAGTLTVEAPAPAS
- a CDS encoding prolyl oligopeptidase family serine peptidase, with translation MTRAPIIAPYGAWESPVDARTAASHDGRPEFPGFVGDEVWWTEPRPAEGGRRALVRRRADGTVDGPLPAPWNVRTRVIEYGGRAWTGTARPGGGPMIVFSHFPDQRLYAYEPDAPGAVPRPLTPLSPIGDGLRWADPQIHPDRGEVWCVLEEFTGEGPSDVRRVLAAVPLDGSAAEDRSAVRELSDDAHHFVTSPRLSPDGRQAVWIAWDHPRMPWDGTELKHAAVGADGTFGAARTILGGPAESVAQVEWTPDGTLIAATDRDGWWNLHRVDPATGDAVNLRPAQEEFAGPGWQMGARWFAPLAAGTLAVLHGKGAQRLGIFDPATGELVDAPGPWTEWTAALSVEGTRVVAVAASARSSFEVLELDTCTGRTRVIGAAHHDTVPPEFLPEPVERTFTGPGGREIHAQLYPPANPYFAAPEGELPPYVVWVHGGPTSRAPLVLDLEIAYFTSRGIGVVEVNHGGSTGYGRAYRERLREQWGVVDVEDCAAVARALAEEGTADGQRFAIRGGSAGGWTSAASLTGTDVYACGVIKYPLLDLTGWAEGGETHDFESRYLDSLVGPHADVPERYRDRSPVTRADRLTVPFLLLQGLEDVICRPVQCERFLERITGRGVPHAYLTFEGEGHGFRREDTMITCLESELALYGQVFGFTPPSVPPLELTK
- a CDS encoding M20/M25/M40 family metallo-hydrolase, with the translated sequence MADTRALDEAVRFTSELIRIDTTNRGGGDGNERPAAEYAAMLLDEAGIEARILESAPGRANVVARIEGAPRAGNGQGALLVHGHLDVVPAQAEDWSVHPFSGEVRDGVVWGRGAVDMKGTVAMVLATVRSWARRGLRPERDIVLALTADEEDSATYGATYLVERHAELFRDCTEGISESGGFSFHAGPGLRLYPVAAGERGTAWLKLTAHGRAGHGSKVNRTNAVTRLAAAVSRIGEHRWPVRIVPTVRAALTELAALHEVEPDFDDVDTLLTKLGTAAALVEPVIRNSANPTVLEAGYKVNVIPGSAVAYVDGRVLPGGDEEFTTTMDELTGPDVEWEFHHREIPLEAPLDAPVYAAMREALIHFDPDAHVVPYVMGGGTDAKQFSRLGITGYGFSPLKLPEGYDYAGMYHGVDERVPVEGLHFGVRVLDRFMLGRQDTTDGVAR
- a CDS encoding M55 family metallopeptidase yields the protein MKILISADMEGATGVTWPGDVLPGTEGWQRFRHLFTSDVNAAIAGFFDGGADEVLVNEAHWSMRNLLLEQLDERARMVTGRHKDLSMVEGVQHGDVDGIAFVGFHTGAGTEGVLAHTYLPNSITGVWVNGSPPASEGRLNALVAAEYGVPVVLVTGDDRTGLDARDYAPAARTVAVKDYVSRYAAVCRPPARTAADIRSAAKDATSLAVRHEPARGGPFTIEVEFDAAHLAGAAAVVPGVERTGERRVTYTSPTMYEGIRCYKAVTTLVSAAVEEQYG
- a CDS encoding class I SAM-dependent methyltransferase — its product is MDVTGTNLQAWEGFWRDAPAEPGAVFWDAEAEVTAAAHLPFFEAHFDPSLPVVDLGCGNGTQTRFLAKHYGRAVGVDLAAAAIGHARHQDPGGIAEYRQLNAADPEAVRRLSEELGEANVYMRGVLHQCLPEERAPLVEGIAVLTGRRGRAFADELAASARDVLAGFAQGPGGPPAKLAAVFSHGIAPAAMPDETVPELFRAAGMEVLARGEVALVTTERRADGTRLEVPTNWLVAGGAG
- a CDS encoding SpoIIE family protein phosphatase translates to MQRRTPPGEGSRAALPEQRTGLSGRVPLAVVVVDGEGLVSHWSTGARKLFGPTREEAVGRPAVDLLPVSGALGEESGPDGSEAPDGADLDATLSGGTSYPTAGLARLNQGPHPDPGGLPGDVLWWAYPLVGPGPERLLVLAADAALVHGEDDAPPGESERVAPSFALHTEFPGADGLAKRLPEILPSMSVAESGRIVSQVLELGYPVLEISRHDRVPVTPDWGVPRRDERRARRRRAVRASAADPRAIVPEEPEPDLEYAAVRERLEFLNEVSGRIGSSLDLTRTIREVSAAVVPRFTDVAGTYLRGQVLAGEGFPDGPPDVTTMWYRVALEHTDEPGRWDDVVPVGESMPFPEHTPFFRCMTSGQPVLVPRITEPMGEAIASQFEKRDIRPLITGRSMLVVPLKARNVVLGFMILLRHGERPPFNDMDRVTGAELAARAGLVLDNARMYTYQETVADTLQESMLPQITPRMPGCDVATRYLPGTRLGRVGGDWFDTIKLPGSRLALVVGDVMGHGLNAAAMMGQLRTAVQTMAALDMPPAQLLRNLDDLAQRLGEHYLATCLYAVYDPIRSELLIANAGHIPPVLVRAEDGRSVLLDVPTGAPIGIGGVPFETVKVAVGPGDRLVLCTDGLVEVRGQDIGAGLAALCESAAHPAASMDDACDTIIRALNPPGGRKDDVALLMARLNGIAREDVVSWQLALDPREVGRARILTRGALEGWGLEEAAEAAELMVGEVVTNAVRHAHSRHVELRLVRTDALLCEVSDDDHAVPVLLGAGPEDESGRGLRIVSRLAREWGASRTAQGKTVWFEQALPWRRTGGRGGGAPAGPRT